A window of the Planococcus citri chromosome 4, ihPlaCitr1.1, whole genome shotgun sequence genome harbors these coding sequences:
- the Nep3 gene encoding endothelin-converting enzyme homolog isoform X3 has product MSMKMTCYKPSMLEEDVSSLGSIHLSEGVSSTATHIRYHSGPYEMCYIENVGLSNRKKKTKWTSELCLMLSKPCAFWKWKNRPTLDRRMLLFLGGIFLTLFSIIVITLLATTSNDEPIYVPYFKVPAGWQDEYCFSEKCIHTASYMLSSMNQSISPCNNFYEFACGRWVLSNPIPEGRSIWGMFNQLEQANQLVIKNVLERENFAKTECEAEQKARRYYLSCLDPNETTEKLGATPMINLLKEIGGWNVIDQNFDIENWDYQVTLEKLQNNYSLGGLFFWVVAEDDKNSSGYIIQIDQPALTLPSSENYNNITNNTKLFNAYLDYMTTVGTLLGGEPNSTRSQMQDVIYFETKLASIMVPDEERRDEEKIYHRMTISELQSKAPFLNWEQYFTNAFQRINRTVTKDQLVVIYAVEYMKELDKFLKDYIGQNDNNKRILHNYLVWQAVRTMTGYLSKPFRDSYKGLRKILFGSEGSLESWRYCIADTNNVLGFAVGALYVREAFHGNSKPLTFDFSFTQAKKMINDIRDAFKQNFEKLRWMDLQTLLLAKNKADSITDMIGFPDYILDPKELNSKYEGLDIKEDEYFLNNIRINQFRIKENLEKLDQPVNKSKWLMTPSTVNAYYSPNTNRIVFPAGILQAPFYDQDQQLSLNYGAIGVVMGHELTHAFDDQGREYDSNGNLNRWWKNITIERFKNATQCVINQYSDFHVNGKYISGVRTLGENIADNGGLKAAYHAYLKVNKENPKEFALPGLNYTQDQLFFISFAQVWCSASTSEAIALQIDKDTHVPSEFRVNGPLQNLREFSEIFHCPLGSEMNPKLKCEIW; this is encoded by the exons ATGTCCatgaag atGACATGCTACAAACCATCAATGCTAGAAGAAGATGTAAGTAGCTTGGGATCGATACATTTATCCGAAGGCGTGTCTTCCACAGCAACACACATACGTTACCATAGC GGACCGTACGAAATGTGTTATATAGAAAACGTAGGCTTATctaacagaaagaaaaaaacaaaatggacTTCAGAGCTTTGTCTGATGCTATCTAAACCTTGC GCTTTCTGGAAATGGAAAAACCGGCCAACGTTGGATAGAAGGATGCTTTTATTTTTAGGCGGCATTTTTCTAACATTGTTTTCCATTATTGTGATTACTTTATTAGCCACAACATCGAATGATGAACCAATTTACGTTCCTTATTTTAAAG ttccaGCAGGTTGGCAAGACGAGTATTGTTTCTCGGAAAAATGTATCCATACAGCTTCCTATATGTTATCTTCAATGAACCAAAGTATTAGTCcatgtaataatttttacgaattcgCTTGCGGCCGTTGGGTACTCTCGAATCCTATACCAGAAGGCAGATCGATATGGGGAATGTTCAACCAATTAGAACAAGCAAATCAATTAGTGATTAAAAATGTATTAG AAcgtgaaaattttgccaaaaccgAATGCGAAGCAGAGCAAAAAGCAAGACGATATTATTTATCTTGTCTCGATCCGAACGAAACTACTGAAAAATTAGGAGCAACGCCGatgataaatttattaaaagaGATCGGAGGCTGGAACGTgatcgatcaaaatttcgatatAGAAAACTGGGATTATCAAGTGACgctggaaaaattacaaaataattacaGTCTTGGCGGACTTTTCTTTTGGGTTGTGGCTGAAGACGATAAAAATTCATCTGGATATATAATACAG ATCGATCAACCAGCGTTGACATTGCCTTCTAgtgaaaattacaataatattACGAATAATACGAAATTATTTAACGCTTACTTGGATTACATGACTACG GTAGGTACGTTGTTGGGTGGTGAACCGAATTCGACCCGGTCTCAAATGCAAGATGTAATATATTTCGAAACTAAATTAGCCTCTATAATGGTGCCAGACGAGGAGAGACGAGACGAAGAGAAAATATATCATCGTATGACCATTTCAGAACTTCAAAGCAAAGCACCATTT TTGAACTGGGAACAATATTTTACCAACGCTTTCCAACGTATAAATCGAACAGTAACTAAAGATCAATTGGTTGTAATTTATGCAGTCGAGTACATGAAGGAACTTGATAAATTCTTGAAAGACTACATCGGccaaaatgataataataaaag aattctacACAACTATTTAGTTTGGCAAGCGGTCCGAACTATGACCGGATACCTATCGAAACCGTTTAGAGATTCGTACAAAGGATTACGTAAAATATTATTTGGATCCGAAGGATCTCTGGAGAGCTGGAGGTATTGCATTGCTGATACAAACAACGTACTGGGATTTGCTGTAGGAGCACTTTATGTTCGGGAAGCTTTTCATGGAAATTCAAAACCCTTG ACGTTTGACTTTTCGTTTACCCAggctaaaaaaatgatcaacgaTATTCGGGAtgcttttaaacaaaatttcgagaaattaaGATGGATGGATTTGCAGACGTTGCTTTTGGCTAAAAACAAAGCGGATTCGATAACTGATATGATAG gttttcctgATTATATTCTTGATCCGAAAGAGTTGAATAGTAAATACGAAGGACTTGATATCAAAGAAGATGAATACTTTTTGAATAACATTCGCATCAATCAATTTCGAATAaaagaaaatttagaaaaattggacCAACCAGTGAATAAATCAAA ATGGCTAATGACACCTTCAACAGTTAACGCTTACTACTCGCCAAACACCAATAGAATCGTTTTCCCCGCTGGAATCTTACAGGCGCCATTTTACGATCAAGATCAGCAACTATCGCTGAATTATGGCGCAATCGGCGTCGTAATGGGGCACGAGTTGACGCACGCTTTCGACGATCAAG GACGCGAATACGACAGTAATGGTAACCTGAACCGTTGGTGGAAGAACATAACCATAGAACGATTTAAAAATGCTACTCAGTGTGTTATAAATCAGTATTCGGATTTCCATGTAAATGGTAAATACATCAGCGGAGTGAGAACTTTAG GTGAAAATATCGCTGATAATGGAGGATTGAAGGCAGCCTATCACGCTTATCTCAAAGTAAATAAAGAAAACCCTAAAGAATTCGCTTTACCGGGTTTGAATTACACCCAagatcaattatttttcatcagtttcgCTCAG GTATGGTGTTCTGCCAGTACAAGCGAAGCTATAGCTTTACAAATCGACAAAGATACTCACGTACCTTCGGAGTTTCGCGTGAACGGACCTTTGCAAAATTTACGAGAATTTTCCGAGATCTTCCACTGTCCGCTTGGCTCTGAAATGAATCCGAAACTAAAATGTGAAATATGGTGA
- the Nep3 gene encoding endothelin-converting enzyme homolog isoform X6, protein MSMKMTCYKPSMLEEDVSSLGSIHLSEGVSSTATHIRYHSAFWKWKNRPTLDRRMLLFLGGIFLTLFSIIVITLLATTSNDEPIYVPYFKVPAGWQDEYCFSEKCIHTASYMLSSMNQSISPCNNFYEFACGRWVLSNPIPEGRSIWGMFNQLEQANQLVIKNVLERENFAKTECEAEQKARRYYLSCLDPNETTEKLGATPMINLLKEIGGWNVIDQNFDIENWDYQVTLEKLQNNYSLGGLFFWVVAEDDKNSSGYIIQIDQPALTLPSSENYNNITNNTKLFNAYLDYMTTVGTLLGGEPNSTRSQMQDVIYFETKLASIMVPDEERRDEEKIYHRMTISELQSKAPFLNWEQYFTNAFQRINRTVTKDQLVVIYAVEYMKELDKFLKDYIGQNDNNKRILHNYLVWQAVRTMTGYLSKPFRDSYKGLRKILFGSEGSLESWRYCIADTNNVLGFAVGALYVREAFHGNSKPLTFDFSFTQAKKMINDIRDAFKQNFEKLRWMDLQTLLLAKNKADSITDMIGFPDYILDPKELNSKYEGLDIKEDEYFLNNIRINQFRIKENLEKLDQPVNKSKWLMTPSTVNAYYSPNTNRIVFPAGILQAPFYDQDQQLSLNYGAIGVVMGHELTHAFDDQGREYDSNGNLNRWWKNITIERFKNATQCVINQYSDFHVNGKYISGVRTLGENIADNGGLKAAYHAYLKVNKENPKEFALPGLNYTQDQLFFISFAQVWCSASTSEAIALQIDKDTHVPSEFRVNGPLQNLREFSEIFHCPLGSEMNPKLKCEIW, encoded by the exons ATGTCCatgaag atGACATGCTACAAACCATCAATGCTAGAAGAAGATGTAAGTAGCTTGGGATCGATACATTTATCCGAAGGCGTGTCTTCCACAGCAACACACATACGTTACCATAGC GCTTTCTGGAAATGGAAAAACCGGCCAACGTTGGATAGAAGGATGCTTTTATTTTTAGGCGGCATTTTTCTAACATTGTTTTCCATTATTGTGATTACTTTATTAGCCACAACATCGAATGATGAACCAATTTACGTTCCTTATTTTAAAG ttccaGCAGGTTGGCAAGACGAGTATTGTTTCTCGGAAAAATGTATCCATACAGCTTCCTATATGTTATCTTCAATGAACCAAAGTATTAGTCcatgtaataatttttacgaattcgCTTGCGGCCGTTGGGTACTCTCGAATCCTATACCAGAAGGCAGATCGATATGGGGAATGTTCAACCAATTAGAACAAGCAAATCAATTAGTGATTAAAAATGTATTAG AAcgtgaaaattttgccaaaaccgAATGCGAAGCAGAGCAAAAAGCAAGACGATATTATTTATCTTGTCTCGATCCGAACGAAACTACTGAAAAATTAGGAGCAACGCCGatgataaatttattaaaagaGATCGGAGGCTGGAACGTgatcgatcaaaatttcgatatAGAAAACTGGGATTATCAAGTGACgctggaaaaattacaaaataattacaGTCTTGGCGGACTTTTCTTTTGGGTTGTGGCTGAAGACGATAAAAATTCATCTGGATATATAATACAG ATCGATCAACCAGCGTTGACATTGCCTTCTAgtgaaaattacaataatattACGAATAATACGAAATTATTTAACGCTTACTTGGATTACATGACTACG GTAGGTACGTTGTTGGGTGGTGAACCGAATTCGACCCGGTCTCAAATGCAAGATGTAATATATTTCGAAACTAAATTAGCCTCTATAATGGTGCCAGACGAGGAGAGACGAGACGAAGAGAAAATATATCATCGTATGACCATTTCAGAACTTCAAAGCAAAGCACCATTT TTGAACTGGGAACAATATTTTACCAACGCTTTCCAACGTATAAATCGAACAGTAACTAAAGATCAATTGGTTGTAATTTATGCAGTCGAGTACATGAAGGAACTTGATAAATTCTTGAAAGACTACATCGGccaaaatgataataataaaag aattctacACAACTATTTAGTTTGGCAAGCGGTCCGAACTATGACCGGATACCTATCGAAACCGTTTAGAGATTCGTACAAAGGATTACGTAAAATATTATTTGGATCCGAAGGATCTCTGGAGAGCTGGAGGTATTGCATTGCTGATACAAACAACGTACTGGGATTTGCTGTAGGAGCACTTTATGTTCGGGAAGCTTTTCATGGAAATTCAAAACCCTTG ACGTTTGACTTTTCGTTTACCCAggctaaaaaaatgatcaacgaTATTCGGGAtgcttttaaacaaaatttcgagaaattaaGATGGATGGATTTGCAGACGTTGCTTTTGGCTAAAAACAAAGCGGATTCGATAACTGATATGATAG gttttcctgATTATATTCTTGATCCGAAAGAGTTGAATAGTAAATACGAAGGACTTGATATCAAAGAAGATGAATACTTTTTGAATAACATTCGCATCAATCAATTTCGAATAaaagaaaatttagaaaaattggacCAACCAGTGAATAAATCAAA ATGGCTAATGACACCTTCAACAGTTAACGCTTACTACTCGCCAAACACCAATAGAATCGTTTTCCCCGCTGGAATCTTACAGGCGCCATTTTACGATCAAGATCAGCAACTATCGCTGAATTATGGCGCAATCGGCGTCGTAATGGGGCACGAGTTGACGCACGCTTTCGACGATCAAG GACGCGAATACGACAGTAATGGTAACCTGAACCGTTGGTGGAAGAACATAACCATAGAACGATTTAAAAATGCTACTCAGTGTGTTATAAATCAGTATTCGGATTTCCATGTAAATGGTAAATACATCAGCGGAGTGAGAACTTTAG GTGAAAATATCGCTGATAATGGAGGATTGAAGGCAGCCTATCACGCTTATCTCAAAGTAAATAAAGAAAACCCTAAAGAATTCGCTTTACCGGGTTTGAATTACACCCAagatcaattatttttcatcagtttcgCTCAG GTATGGTGTTCTGCCAGTACAAGCGAAGCTATAGCTTTACAAATCGACAAAGATACTCACGTACCTTCGGAGTTTCGCGTGAACGGACCTTTGCAAAATTTACGAGAATTTTCCGAGATCTTCCACTGTCCGCTTGGCTCTGAAATGAATCCGAAACTAAAATGTGAAATATGGTGA
- the Nep3 gene encoding endothelin-converting enzyme homolog isoform X1 yields MHMLQKRHHSVISLRRQIEKIMTCYKPSMLEEDVSSLGSIHLSEGVSSTATHIRYHSGPYEMCYIENVGLSNRKKKTKWTSELCLMLSKPCAFWKWKNRPTLDRRMLLFLGGIFLTLFSIIVITLLATTSNDEPIYVPYFKVPAGWQDEYCFSEKCIHTASYMLSSMNQSISPCNNFYEFACGRWVLSNPIPEGRSIWGMFNQLEQANQLVIKNVLERENFAKTECEAEQKARRYYLSCLDPNETTEKLGATPMINLLKEIGGWNVIDQNFDIENWDYQVTLEKLQNNYSLGGLFFWVVAEDDKNSSGYIIQIDQPALTLPSSENYNNITNNTKLFNAYLDYMTTVGTLLGGEPNSTRSQMQDVIYFETKLASIMVPDEERRDEEKIYHRMTISELQSKAPFLNWEQYFTNAFQRINRTVTKDQLVVIYAVEYMKELDKFLKDYIGQNDNNKRILHNYLVWQAVRTMTGYLSKPFRDSYKGLRKILFGSEGSLESWRYCIADTNNVLGFAVGALYVREAFHGNSKPLTFDFSFTQAKKMINDIRDAFKQNFEKLRWMDLQTLLLAKNKADSITDMIGFPDYILDPKELNSKYEGLDIKEDEYFLNNIRINQFRIKENLEKLDQPVNKSKWLMTPSTVNAYYSPNTNRIVFPAGILQAPFYDQDQQLSLNYGAIGVVMGHELTHAFDDQGREYDSNGNLNRWWKNITIERFKNATQCVINQYSDFHVNGKYISGVRTLGENIADNGGLKAAYHAYLKVNKENPKEFALPGLNYTQDQLFFISFAQVWCSASTSEAIALQIDKDTHVPSEFRVNGPLQNLREFSEIFHCPLGSEMNPKLKCEIW; encoded by the exons ATGCACATGCTGCAAAAACGTCATCACAGCGTTATCTCCCTGCGGCGacagattgaaaaaatc atGACATGCTACAAACCATCAATGCTAGAAGAAGATGTAAGTAGCTTGGGATCGATACATTTATCCGAAGGCGTGTCTTCCACAGCAACACACATACGTTACCATAGC GGACCGTACGAAATGTGTTATATAGAAAACGTAGGCTTATctaacagaaagaaaaaaacaaaatggacTTCAGAGCTTTGTCTGATGCTATCTAAACCTTGC GCTTTCTGGAAATGGAAAAACCGGCCAACGTTGGATAGAAGGATGCTTTTATTTTTAGGCGGCATTTTTCTAACATTGTTTTCCATTATTGTGATTACTTTATTAGCCACAACATCGAATGATGAACCAATTTACGTTCCTTATTTTAAAG ttccaGCAGGTTGGCAAGACGAGTATTGTTTCTCGGAAAAATGTATCCATACAGCTTCCTATATGTTATCTTCAATGAACCAAAGTATTAGTCcatgtaataatttttacgaattcgCTTGCGGCCGTTGGGTACTCTCGAATCCTATACCAGAAGGCAGATCGATATGGGGAATGTTCAACCAATTAGAACAAGCAAATCAATTAGTGATTAAAAATGTATTAG AAcgtgaaaattttgccaaaaccgAATGCGAAGCAGAGCAAAAAGCAAGACGATATTATTTATCTTGTCTCGATCCGAACGAAACTACTGAAAAATTAGGAGCAACGCCGatgataaatttattaaaagaGATCGGAGGCTGGAACGTgatcgatcaaaatttcgatatAGAAAACTGGGATTATCAAGTGACgctggaaaaattacaaaataattacaGTCTTGGCGGACTTTTCTTTTGGGTTGTGGCTGAAGACGATAAAAATTCATCTGGATATATAATACAG ATCGATCAACCAGCGTTGACATTGCCTTCTAgtgaaaattacaataatattACGAATAATACGAAATTATTTAACGCTTACTTGGATTACATGACTACG GTAGGTACGTTGTTGGGTGGTGAACCGAATTCGACCCGGTCTCAAATGCAAGATGTAATATATTTCGAAACTAAATTAGCCTCTATAATGGTGCCAGACGAGGAGAGACGAGACGAAGAGAAAATATATCATCGTATGACCATTTCAGAACTTCAAAGCAAAGCACCATTT TTGAACTGGGAACAATATTTTACCAACGCTTTCCAACGTATAAATCGAACAGTAACTAAAGATCAATTGGTTGTAATTTATGCAGTCGAGTACATGAAGGAACTTGATAAATTCTTGAAAGACTACATCGGccaaaatgataataataaaag aattctacACAACTATTTAGTTTGGCAAGCGGTCCGAACTATGACCGGATACCTATCGAAACCGTTTAGAGATTCGTACAAAGGATTACGTAAAATATTATTTGGATCCGAAGGATCTCTGGAGAGCTGGAGGTATTGCATTGCTGATACAAACAACGTACTGGGATTTGCTGTAGGAGCACTTTATGTTCGGGAAGCTTTTCATGGAAATTCAAAACCCTTG ACGTTTGACTTTTCGTTTACCCAggctaaaaaaatgatcaacgaTATTCGGGAtgcttttaaacaaaatttcgagaaattaaGATGGATGGATTTGCAGACGTTGCTTTTGGCTAAAAACAAAGCGGATTCGATAACTGATATGATAG gttttcctgATTATATTCTTGATCCGAAAGAGTTGAATAGTAAATACGAAGGACTTGATATCAAAGAAGATGAATACTTTTTGAATAACATTCGCATCAATCAATTTCGAATAaaagaaaatttagaaaaattggacCAACCAGTGAATAAATCAAA ATGGCTAATGACACCTTCAACAGTTAACGCTTACTACTCGCCAAACACCAATAGAATCGTTTTCCCCGCTGGAATCTTACAGGCGCCATTTTACGATCAAGATCAGCAACTATCGCTGAATTATGGCGCAATCGGCGTCGTAATGGGGCACGAGTTGACGCACGCTTTCGACGATCAAG GACGCGAATACGACAGTAATGGTAACCTGAACCGTTGGTGGAAGAACATAACCATAGAACGATTTAAAAATGCTACTCAGTGTGTTATAAATCAGTATTCGGATTTCCATGTAAATGGTAAATACATCAGCGGAGTGAGAACTTTAG GTGAAAATATCGCTGATAATGGAGGATTGAAGGCAGCCTATCACGCTTATCTCAAAGTAAATAAAGAAAACCCTAAAGAATTCGCTTTACCGGGTTTGAATTACACCCAagatcaattatttttcatcagtttcgCTCAG GTATGGTGTTCTGCCAGTACAAGCGAAGCTATAGCTTTACAAATCGACAAAGATACTCACGTACCTTCGGAGTTTCGCGTGAACGGACCTTTGCAAAATTTACGAGAATTTTCCGAGATCTTCCACTGTCCGCTTGGCTCTGAAATGAATCCGAAACTAAAATGTGAAATATGGTGA
- the Nep3 gene encoding endothelin-converting enzyme homolog isoform X2 yields the protein MHMLQKRHHSVISLRRQIEKIMTCYKPSMLEEDVSSLGSIHLSEGVSSTATHIRYHSGPYEMCYIENVGLSNRKKKTKWTSELCLMLSKPCAFWKWKNRPTLDRRMLLFLGGIFLTLFSIIVITLLATTSNDEPIYVPYFKVPAGWQDEYCFSEKCIHTASYMLSSMNQSISPCNNFYEFACGRWVLSNPIPEGRSIWGMFNQLEQANQLVIKNVLERENFAKTECEAEQKARRYYLSCLDPNETTEKLGATPMINLLKEIGGWNVIDQNFDIENWDYQVTLEKLQNNYSLGGLFFWVVAEDDKNSSGYIIQIDQPALTLPSSENYNNITNNTKLFNAYLDYMTTVGTLLGGEPNSTRSQMQDVIYFETKLASIMVPDEERRDEEKIYHRMTISELQSKAPFLNWEQYFTNAFQRINRTVTKDQLVVIYAVEYMKELDKFLKDYIGQNDNNKRILHNYLVWQAVRTMTGYLSKPFRDSYKGLRKILFGSEGSLESWRYCIADTNNVLGFAVGALYVREAFHGNSKPLAKKMINDIRDAFKQNFEKLRWMDLQTLLLAKNKADSITDMIGFPDYILDPKELNSKYEGLDIKEDEYFLNNIRINQFRIKENLEKLDQPVNKSKWLMTPSTVNAYYSPNTNRIVFPAGILQAPFYDQDQQLSLNYGAIGVVMGHELTHAFDDQGREYDSNGNLNRWWKNITIERFKNATQCVINQYSDFHVNGKYISGVRTLGENIADNGGLKAAYHAYLKVNKENPKEFALPGLNYTQDQLFFISFAQVWCSASTSEAIALQIDKDTHVPSEFRVNGPLQNLREFSEIFHCPLGSEMNPKLKCEIW from the exons ATGCACATGCTGCAAAAACGTCATCACAGCGTTATCTCCCTGCGGCGacagattgaaaaaatc atGACATGCTACAAACCATCAATGCTAGAAGAAGATGTAAGTAGCTTGGGATCGATACATTTATCCGAAGGCGTGTCTTCCACAGCAACACACATACGTTACCATAGC GGACCGTACGAAATGTGTTATATAGAAAACGTAGGCTTATctaacagaaagaaaaaaacaaaatggacTTCAGAGCTTTGTCTGATGCTATCTAAACCTTGC GCTTTCTGGAAATGGAAAAACCGGCCAACGTTGGATAGAAGGATGCTTTTATTTTTAGGCGGCATTTTTCTAACATTGTTTTCCATTATTGTGATTACTTTATTAGCCACAACATCGAATGATGAACCAATTTACGTTCCTTATTTTAAAG ttccaGCAGGTTGGCAAGACGAGTATTGTTTCTCGGAAAAATGTATCCATACAGCTTCCTATATGTTATCTTCAATGAACCAAAGTATTAGTCcatgtaataatttttacgaattcgCTTGCGGCCGTTGGGTACTCTCGAATCCTATACCAGAAGGCAGATCGATATGGGGAATGTTCAACCAATTAGAACAAGCAAATCAATTAGTGATTAAAAATGTATTAG AAcgtgaaaattttgccaaaaccgAATGCGAAGCAGAGCAAAAAGCAAGACGATATTATTTATCTTGTCTCGATCCGAACGAAACTACTGAAAAATTAGGAGCAACGCCGatgataaatttattaaaagaGATCGGAGGCTGGAACGTgatcgatcaaaatttcgatatAGAAAACTGGGATTATCAAGTGACgctggaaaaattacaaaataattacaGTCTTGGCGGACTTTTCTTTTGGGTTGTGGCTGAAGACGATAAAAATTCATCTGGATATATAATACAG ATCGATCAACCAGCGTTGACATTGCCTTCTAgtgaaaattacaataatattACGAATAATACGAAATTATTTAACGCTTACTTGGATTACATGACTACG GTAGGTACGTTGTTGGGTGGTGAACCGAATTCGACCCGGTCTCAAATGCAAGATGTAATATATTTCGAAACTAAATTAGCCTCTATAATGGTGCCAGACGAGGAGAGACGAGACGAAGAGAAAATATATCATCGTATGACCATTTCAGAACTTCAAAGCAAAGCACCATTT TTGAACTGGGAACAATATTTTACCAACGCTTTCCAACGTATAAATCGAACAGTAACTAAAGATCAATTGGTTGTAATTTATGCAGTCGAGTACATGAAGGAACTTGATAAATTCTTGAAAGACTACATCGGccaaaatgataataataaaag aattctacACAACTATTTAGTTTGGCAAGCGGTCCGAACTATGACCGGATACCTATCGAAACCGTTTAGAGATTCGTACAAAGGATTACGTAAAATATTATTTGGATCCGAAGGATCTCTGGAGAGCTGGAGGTATTGCATTGCTGATACAAACAACGTACTGGGATTTGCTGTAGGAGCACTTTATGTTCGGGAAGCTTTTCATGGAAATTCAAAACCCTTG gctaaaaaaatgatcaacgaTATTCGGGAtgcttttaaacaaaatttcgagaaattaaGATGGATGGATTTGCAGACGTTGCTTTTGGCTAAAAACAAAGCGGATTCGATAACTGATATGATAG gttttcctgATTATATTCTTGATCCGAAAGAGTTGAATAGTAAATACGAAGGACTTGATATCAAAGAAGATGAATACTTTTTGAATAACATTCGCATCAATCAATTTCGAATAaaagaaaatttagaaaaattggacCAACCAGTGAATAAATCAAA ATGGCTAATGACACCTTCAACAGTTAACGCTTACTACTCGCCAAACACCAATAGAATCGTTTTCCCCGCTGGAATCTTACAGGCGCCATTTTACGATCAAGATCAGCAACTATCGCTGAATTATGGCGCAATCGGCGTCGTAATGGGGCACGAGTTGACGCACGCTTTCGACGATCAAG GACGCGAATACGACAGTAATGGTAACCTGAACCGTTGGTGGAAGAACATAACCATAGAACGATTTAAAAATGCTACTCAGTGTGTTATAAATCAGTATTCGGATTTCCATGTAAATGGTAAATACATCAGCGGAGTGAGAACTTTAG GTGAAAATATCGCTGATAATGGAGGATTGAAGGCAGCCTATCACGCTTATCTCAAAGTAAATAAAGAAAACCCTAAAGAATTCGCTTTACCGGGTTTGAATTACACCCAagatcaattatttttcatcagtttcgCTCAG GTATGGTGTTCTGCCAGTACAAGCGAAGCTATAGCTTTACAAATCGACAAAGATACTCACGTACCTTCGGAGTTTCGCGTGAACGGACCTTTGCAAAATTTACGAGAATTTTCCGAGATCTTCCACTGTCCGCTTGGCTCTGAAATGAATCCGAAACTAAAATGTGAAATATGGTGA